A stretch of the Candidatus Jettenia sp. AMX2 genome encodes the following:
- a CDS encoding glycosyltransferase → MVSIILFSVCLTSAVIWLFFLCSPVRWRMSEQWDPAQHHHITLPEWPSLSVIIPARNERKSLPLTLPSWLKQDYPESEIILVDDESDDGTAEYAKRITAQSGKTVHIIKGTKPPPGWTGKLWALEQGVRASSGEWLLFTDADILHCPDLWRGLVAKALAEQRAMVSLMAHLDTKGTWASLLIPAFVYFFYTMYPFEKVNNIRSRISAAAGGCILLSRHALEKIGGIAGHRDAWIDDIALAKRMKRAGFPVSLSLSRSAVSIRSYGQLQDVWKMVARTAFTQLRCSWFYLTGTITGLLVLFLAPLIGISAFFINTSLSFTAILSFGTIIIMTVTYIPAIRFFRLNTFQAFTLPFAGILYTAMTISSAIDHLAGRRTWRGVRTETRKSEI, encoded by the coding sequence ATGGTTAGCATAATTTTATTCTCTGTTTGCCTTACCTCAGCAGTAATCTGGCTCTTTTTTCTCTGTTCTCCGGTGCGCTGGAGGATGTCGGAACAATGGGATCCAGCTCAGCATCATCACATAACACTACCAGAATGGCCAAGTTTGTCAGTTATTATACCGGCAAGGAATGAAAGGAAATCCCTTCCGTTAACACTGCCATCGTGGTTGAAACAAGATTACCCGGAATCTGAAATTATTCTGGTGGATGACGAATCGGACGATGGTACTGCAGAATATGCAAAAAGGATCACGGCACAATCCGGAAAGACGGTGCATATTATAAAAGGTACCAAACCTCCACCCGGATGGACAGGTAAACTGTGGGCGCTTGAACAGGGTGTCAGGGCATCTTCCGGTGAATGGCTGTTGTTTACCGATGCTGATATTCTCCATTGCCCTGATTTATGGCGAGGTCTTGTTGCGAAGGCATTAGCAGAACAAAGGGCAATGGTATCACTCATGGCACATCTTGACACAAAAGGAACATGGGCAAGTTTATTAATCCCTGCCTTTGTTTACTTTTTTTATACCATGTATCCTTTTGAAAAGGTAAATAATATCCGTTCCAGGATATCAGCCGCTGCTGGCGGGTGCATATTACTCTCCAGACATGCCCTGGAAAAAATTGGAGGCATTGCCGGTCACCGGGATGCATGGATAGATGATATTGCGCTTGCAAAAAGAATGAAACGCGCAGGCTTCCCCGTTTCTCTTTCACTGTCACGGTCGGCAGTCAGTATCCGTTCTTACGGTCAGCTTCAGGATGTCTGGAAAATGGTTGCGCGTACCGCATTCACACAACTTCGGTGTTCCTGGTTCTATTTAACCGGAACGATAACGGGGTTGTTAGTTCTGTTTTTAGCACCACTCATTGGAATATCTGCTTTCTTTATCAATACCTCTTTATCATTTACAGCAATACTCTCATTCGGTACAATTATTATCATGACGGTTACCTATATCCCTGCGATCCGTTTTTTCCGCCTTAACACATTCCAGGCATTCACCTTGCCCTTTGCAGGCATCCTTTATACGGCGATGACAATATCATCTGCTATTGATCATCTTGCAGGACGCCGCACCTGGAGAGGTGTCCGGACAGAAACAAGAAAAAGTGAAATATGA
- a CDS encoding thioredoxin domain-containing protein: protein MKINKNGNPTKTSQHGTNTGEIRKPNRLIHEKSPYLQQHAYNPVDWYPWGEEAFQKAAKENKPVFLSIGYSTCHWCHVMEYESFEDEEVAEILNENFISIKVDREERPDLDSLYMTVCQAMTGSGGWPLNLFLTPQKKPFFAGTYFPKTERFGNPGFIHILKKITDLWKTNNESVVASSEQVTKVLQSSDVTIPGETLTKETLKHAYEQLRSNFDPVYGGFGTSPKFPTPHNFTFLLRWWKRSNDPQALEMVEKTLERMGYGGIYDQLGGGFHRYSTDEYWLVPHFEKMLYDQALMAVAYTEAFQSTGKLLYAGMVQGIFEYVLRDMTSPEGGFYTAEDADSEGIEGKFYVWTPEEILTILGKEEGKIFCEYYDVTKEGNFEGKNILRVDIPLSVLAKSKKINPEELQELLNAGRKKLFSAREKRIHPHKDDKILTSWNGLMIAALAKGAQVLCEPKYTQAAIRAAEFVLHTLQQEDGTLLRRYRQGEASIPGYLDDYTFFTWGLIDLYEATFEVKYLKTAMELTKQTIENFWDEEKGGFLFSGKKNEQLIAPTKEIYDGAIPSGNSVALLNILRLEHMTGNTDLGKIAEQLIETFGGTVNQFPSGYTQFLCGLDFGLGPVKEIVIAGEPESDDTRQILQEIRKRFLPGKVLLLHPEKNRSIEKIAEFVKEQKCLDNKATVYLCENRACKAPTNDLDKIIQLLEEQ, encoded by the coding sequence ATGAAAATAAATAAAAATGGCAACCCAACAAAAACTTCCCAACATGGAACGAATACCGGAGAGATAAGAAAACCAAACCGTTTAATTCATGAAAAAAGCCCTTACCTGCAACAGCATGCCTATAACCCTGTCGATTGGTATCCGTGGGGTGAGGAGGCCTTTCAGAAGGCTGCGAAGGAAAACAAGCCGGTCTTCCTTTCTATAGGTTACTCAACCTGCCACTGGTGCCATGTCATGGAATATGAATCATTCGAGGATGAAGAGGTTGCAGAAATTCTGAATGAAAATTTTATTTCTATTAAAGTGGACAGAGAAGAACGTCCGGATCTTGATTCTCTTTATATGACCGTGTGCCAGGCTATGACCGGAAGTGGCGGCTGGCCTCTGAATCTCTTCTTAACCCCGCAAAAAAAACCTTTCTTTGCTGGCACGTATTTCCCAAAAACAGAACGGTTTGGAAACCCCGGGTTTATCCACATTCTTAAAAAAATTACCGATTTATGGAAAACGAACAACGAGAGCGTAGTCGCCTCAAGTGAACAGGTAACAAAGGTTTTACAATCTTCAGATGTTACAATACCAGGTGAAACCCTGACCAAAGAAACATTAAAACATGCTTATGAACAATTGCGAAGTAATTTCGACCCCGTATACGGGGGATTCGGAACATCTCCCAAATTCCCGACACCGCACAACTTTACCTTTCTCCTCCGCTGGTGGAAAAGAAGTAATGACCCGCAAGCCCTGGAAATGGTTGAAAAAACGCTGGAACGCATGGGATACGGTGGCATCTATGATCAGTTGGGAGGCGGTTTTCATAGATATTCAACAGATGAGTACTGGCTTGTTCCGCACTTCGAAAAAATGCTTTACGACCAGGCATTAATGGCTGTCGCTTATACCGAAGCATTCCAGTCTACGGGAAAATTACTTTATGCCGGTATGGTACAGGGTATCTTTGAATACGTCCTCAGGGACATGACTTCTCCCGAAGGTGGTTTCTACACTGCTGAAGACGCTGATAGTGAGGGAATCGAGGGGAAGTTCTATGTATGGACTCCGGAGGAGATCCTGACTATCCTGGGTAAAGAAGAGGGAAAGATTTTCTGTGAATATTATGATGTTACCAAAGAAGGTAATTTCGAAGGGAAAAATATCCTCCGTGTTGACATACCATTATCTGTTCTTGCCAAATCGAAAAAAATAAACCCTGAAGAACTCCAGGAACTGCTCAATGCCGGCAGGAAAAAACTCTTTTCTGCAAGGGAAAAACGTATTCACCCGCACAAGGATGACAAAATACTTACCTCCTGGAACGGATTGATGATCGCTGCCCTTGCAAAGGGTGCTCAGGTTTTATGTGAACCAAAATACACGCAGGCTGCAATACGGGCCGCTGAATTTGTTTTGCATACATTACAACAGGAAGACGGAACGTTGTTACGGCGTTACCGCCAGGGAGAGGCCTCCATCCCGGGTTATCTTGACGATTATACATTTTTCACGTGGGGGTTGATAGACCTCTATGAAGCCACTTTTGAGGTAAAATATCTCAAGACAGCCATGGAACTCACAAAACAGACCATTGAAAACTTCTGGGATGAGGAAAAAGGAGGGTTTCTTTTCAGTGGTAAAAAGAATGAACAACTCATTGCCCCGACAAAAGAAATATACGATGGGGCAATACCATCGGGAAACTCAGTGGCCCTGCTCAATATCCTGCGACTAGAACATATGACGGGAAACACAGACCTGGGAAAAATAGCAGAACAACTTATCGAAACCTTCGGGGGAACTGTAAATCAATTCCCTTCTGGCTATACTCAGTTCCTCTGCGGACTGGATTTTGGCCTAGGTCCTGTAAAAGAGATTGTTATTGCCGGAGAGCCTGAGTCGGACGATACCAGACAGATATTACAGGAAATACGTAAACGTTTTTTACCGGGAAAAGTCTTGTTACTGCACCCGGAAAAAAACAGGTCTATAGAGAAAATTGCAGAATTTGTAAAGGAACAGAAATGTCTTGATAACAAGGCTACCGTTTATCTTTGTGAAAATCGTGCCTGCAAGGCACCCACAAATGATTTAGACAAAATAATACAACTTCTGGAAGAACAGTAA
- a CDS encoding Tex family protein produces the protein MNEAHITKIAEELVIAPNQVRSTISLLEKGATIPFIARYRKEVTGSLDEVAITAIRDRLNQLAELDKRREAILKSLEERGQLTNELKEKIASAESLAVLEDIYLPYRPKRRTRALIAKEKGLEPLARLVFDQEINDPAAEAIPFIHAEKGIHSEEEALAGARDIIAEWVCEDQTARAKMRDLFHNAGVFRTKIIPGKEEEGIKYKDYFDWEEPVNKAPSHRILAMRRGEKEGFLILHISPPEDKALALLEALFIKGDGPASQQVKMAVHDSYKRLLSLSMETEIRMETKERADEMAIKVFAENLRQLLLASPLGQKNVLAIDPGFRTGCKIVCLDRQGKLVHTGTVYPHQSNTAAHEASSVIKDLCERFYTEAIAIGNGTAGRETESFIQSLNLPKEIIVVMVNESGASVYSASEAAREEFPDYDLTVRGSISIGRRLMDPLAELVKIDPKSIGVGQYQHDVNQYALKKSLDDVVISCVNKVGVEVNTASKELLMYVSGLGPQLAGNIVKYRNEHGPFRSREELKKVPRLGPGAFEQAAGFLRIRNGENPLDGSAVHPESYQVVSAMANDLGCSVFDLIHNENLRKNIDLAKYRTDTVGLPTLQDIMEELAKPGRDPREKFETFEFAQGIEKIEDLKPGMKVPGIITNITAFGAFVDIGVHQDGLLHISELADHFVKDPNDVVKVHQKVSVSVIEVDVKRKRISLSLKRKQTLPVNGNT, from the coding sequence ATGAACGAAGCACACATAACAAAAATTGCAGAAGAACTCGTTATAGCACCGAATCAGGTCAGGTCAACCATTTCCCTTCTTGAAAAAGGAGCAACGATTCCCTTTATTGCCAGGTACAGGAAAGAAGTAACGGGAAGCCTGGATGAAGTTGCCATTACCGCAATACGAGACCGTCTCAATCAATTGGCAGAACTGGACAAACGCCGTGAGGCTATTTTAAAATCATTGGAAGAAAGAGGCCAATTAACCAATGAACTAAAAGAGAAAATTGCATCAGCAGAGTCCCTGGCCGTCCTTGAGGATATCTATCTCCCCTATCGTCCTAAGCGCCGTACACGTGCACTCATTGCAAAAGAAAAAGGATTGGAACCTCTGGCAAGACTCGTCTTTGATCAGGAAATCAATGATCCCGCAGCGGAAGCTATTCCTTTTATTCATGCAGAGAAAGGAATTCATTCTGAAGAGGAAGCCCTTGCAGGTGCACGTGACATTATTGCAGAGTGGGTCTGCGAAGACCAGACCGCCCGTGCAAAGATGCGCGATCTTTTTCATAACGCAGGAGTTTTCAGGACAAAAATCATACCGGGCAAGGAAGAAGAAGGCATAAAATATAAGGATTATTTCGACTGGGAAGAACCGGTAAATAAAGCACCTTCTCACAGGATTCTGGCTATGAGACGCGGTGAGAAGGAAGGTTTCCTGATCCTGCACATTAGCCCTCCGGAAGATAAGGCACTCGCCCTGCTGGAGGCACTTTTTATCAAAGGAGACGGACCGGCCTCCCAACAGGTTAAGATGGCTGTTCATGACAGTTACAAGAGGCTTTTGTCGCTGTCAATGGAGACAGAAATACGCATGGAAACAAAAGAACGGGCAGACGAAATGGCAATAAAAGTTTTTGCCGAAAATCTGCGCCAGCTTTTGCTTGCATCCCCCCTCGGTCAGAAAAATGTGCTGGCAATAGACCCTGGCTTCCGTACCGGATGCAAGATAGTTTGCCTGGACAGGCAAGGAAAACTGGTACATACAGGCACGGTATATCCCCACCAATCAAATACGGCTGCGCATGAAGCATCTTCAGTAATCAAAGACCTGTGCGAACGGTTTTATACAGAGGCCATTGCAATCGGGAATGGAACGGCAGGAAGGGAAACAGAATCCTTTATCCAATCTCTCAATCTTCCCAAAGAAATTATTGTCGTAATGGTAAATGAAAGCGGCGCATCGGTATATTCTGCCTCTGAAGCAGCACGTGAGGAATTTCCCGATTATGATCTGACCGTGCGCGGCTCAATTTCCATAGGAAGACGTCTCATGGACCCCCTGGCAGAGCTGGTAAAAATAGATCCGAAGTCTATAGGCGTCGGACAGTACCAGCACGATGTCAACCAGTATGCGTTAAAAAAGAGTCTTGACGATGTAGTTATCAGTTGTGTAAACAAGGTCGGCGTAGAGGTAAACACTGCCAGCAAGGAACTTCTCATGTATGTATCGGGCTTGGGACCACAGCTTGCCGGAAATATCGTAAAATACAGAAATGAACATGGGCCCTTCAGATCACGTGAAGAGCTTAAAAAGGTACCCCGTCTGGGACCAGGCGCCTTTGAACAGGCTGCAGGTTTTTTACGTATAAGAAACGGGGAAAATCCCCTTGATGGAAGCGCCGTCCACCCGGAAAGCTATCAGGTAGTATCTGCTATGGCAAATGATCTGGGATGTTCAGTCTTCGATTTGATACATAACGAAAACCTGAGAAAGAATATCGATCTTGCAAAATATAGAACGGATACCGTAGGACTTCCCACATTACAGGATATCATGGAAGAATTGGCAAAGCCAGGCCGTGACCCAAGGGAAAAGTTTGAAACCTTTGAATTTGCACAAGGTATCGAAAAAATAGAAGATTTAAAACCTGGCATGAAGGTTCCGGGAATTATTACCAACATCACCGCATTCGGCGCTTTTGTGGATATCGGAGTACATCAGGACGGCCTCCTGCACATCAGTGAACTTGCGGACCATTTTGTAAAAGACCCCAACGATGTGGTTAAGGTACATCAGAAAGTATCGGTTTCTGTGATTGAGGTTGATGTAAAAAGAAAAAGGATCTCCCTGTCGTTAAAAAGAAAACAGACACTTCCGGTAAATGGCAACACATAG
- a CDS encoding DUF3568 family protein, translating to MKLRNLLLILSLGAVILSGNGCASLSGGGTVAGTVTYAFGELRSLEEASLDRVWEATQKTMEDLELITTSREKDTLTGRLVARGTYDRRIVTTLKKISEELSEVRIRVGTFGDETLSRNILKQLKKNLGLGIDAAAAGIAVYSFGTLRSIEEASLDRTWQAAERAVMDLQYTVTSIDKNALGTKLIARGAGDRKLEINLKKLASESTEIRIRVGIFGEEALSRLVLKRIKKNLFF from the coding sequence ATGAAACTGAGAAATCTGCTCCTTATTCTATCTCTTGGGGCAGTCATATTATCTGGCAACGGATGTGCCTCTTTGTCAGGTGGAGGTACGGTTGCCGGAACGGTTACCTATGCTTTTGGAGAATTAAGATCATTAGAGGAGGCATCACTGGATCGTGTATGGGAAGCAACACAAAAAACCATGGAAGATCTGGAACTTATCACAACAAGCAGAGAAAAAGATACCTTAACGGGACGACTTGTTGCCCGCGGAACATATGATAGGAGAATTGTTACTACACTGAAAAAGATATCAGAAGAATTATCAGAAGTAAGAATTCGTGTTGGTACATTCGGTGATGAAACACTTTCCCGAAATATTCTAAAACAGCTCAAAAAGAACTTAGGCCTTGGTATTGATGCAGCAGCAGCCGGGATTGCTGTATATTCATTTGGAACATTAAGATCTATTGAAGAGGCATCTCTCGACAGAACATGGCAGGCAGCGGAAAGAGCCGTTATGGATTTACAGTATACCGTGACCAGCATAGACAAAAATGCATTAGGGACAAAGCTCATTGCACGCGGCGCAGGTGACAGGAAGCTTGAAATTAACCTTAAAAAATTAGCATCGGAATCAACAGAGATAAGGATCCGCGTTGGCATTTTTGGAGAGGAAGCACTTTCACGCCTGGTTTTAAAAAGAATAAAAAAAAATCTGTTCTTTTGA
- a CDS encoding DUF3568 family protein → MAEKPLRIVLLGIILSSVCGCVAVPLIVGGGAGAGTVAYLKGELKSLEEASLDKTWQATHKALKDLEFIITSEEKNSLSAKAVARGTANKRVEINLKNVSGNLTEVKIRVGIFGEESLSRLILERIKKYLNGSL, encoded by the coding sequence ATGGCAGAAAAACCCTTGCGTATTGTGTTGCTTGGAATTATTTTATCATCCGTTTGCGGCTGTGTAGCAGTCCCTTTGATCGTAGGAGGAGGAGCAGGAGCAGGAACAGTTGCTTACTTAAAGGGTGAACTGAAGTCGCTGGAAGAAGCATCGCTTGATAAAACCTGGCAGGCAACGCACAAGGCTCTTAAAGATCTTGAATTTATCATAACAAGTGAAGAAAAAAACAGCCTTTCTGCCAAAGCTGTTGCACGCGGGACAGCGAACAAAAGGGTTGAAATTAACTTAAAGAACGTATCCGGTAATTTAACGGAAGTTAAAATCCGTGTCGGAATTTTTGGAGAGGAATCTCTCTCCCGGTTAATTTTGGAAAGAATAAAGAAATATCTTAATGGATCTTTATGA
- the murQ gene encoding N-acetylmuramic acid 6-phosphate etherase, with protein sequence MPEIKDRSHLITEQRNPRTYDIDCKTTLEIVDIINAEDARVIPAVSREREHIAKAVELIVDAFQSGGRLIYIGAGTSGRLGILDASECPPTFGTDPHMILGIIAGGEKAVFQSVEGAEDFPEDGVHDIQVKEVNHKDVVVGITTGGTTPYVMGALFEAKKRNAKTIFLCCNPETIPNFDVDVIIRPIVGPEVITGSTRMKAGTATKLILNTLTTAAMIKMGKVYENLMVDLRAINAKLTDRAERIIMTATGVSQEEAKKFLADAFGNAKIAIVMKKLGLDYGEARKRLDAYGGFIRKALEQ encoded by the coding sequence ATGCCGGAAATAAAAGACCGTTCACATCTGATAACTGAACAACGCAATCCGCGAACCTATGATATAGACTGTAAAACCACATTAGAAATCGTCGACATAATTAATGCCGAAGACGCGCGGGTTATTCCTGCAGTCTCCAGAGAGCGTGAGCATATAGCAAAAGCAGTAGAGCTGATTGTCGATGCCTTTCAAAGTGGCGGACGGCTCATCTATATTGGTGCGGGTACCAGTGGAAGGCTTGGCATACTCGATGCATCAGAATGCCCTCCTACCTTTGGTACCGATCCACATATGATTCTAGGAATTATTGCCGGCGGGGAAAAGGCGGTGTTTCAATCGGTAGAAGGTGCAGAAGATTTCCCCGAAGACGGCGTACATGACATTCAGGTGAAAGAAGTAAATCATAAAGATGTCGTTGTGGGCATTACAACCGGCGGAACTACCCCTTATGTCATGGGTGCATTATTTGAGGCAAAAAAAAGGAATGCAAAAACTATTTTTTTGTGCTGTAATCCCGAAACTATTCCTAATTTTGATGTTGATGTTATTATAAGACCGATCGTCGGACCTGAAGTCATAACAGGATCAACCCGTATGAAGGCCGGCACAGCCACAAAGCTCATATTAAATACATTAACTACGGCTGCCATGATTAAAATGGGGAAGGTTTATGAAAACCTTATGGTAGACCTTCGGGCAATAAATGCCAAACTAACAGACCGTGCGGAGCGTATTATTATGACTGCTACCGGTGTCAGTCAGGAAGAAGCAAAAAAGTTTCTGGCTGATGCTTTTGGGAATGCAAAAATTGCGATCGTCATGAAAAAACTAGGCCTTGATTACGGAGAAGCCAGGAAAAGGTTAGATGCGTATGGCGGTTTTATAAGAAAGGCTTTGGAACAGTAA
- the uvrC gene encoding excinuclease ABC subunit UvrC encodes MQLNNKLKNIPASPGVYLMKDRKQGVIYVGKAKNLRNRVRSYFQKSSDDRPYAEQLVQSIADIDFVLTETEKEALILENNLIKQFKPRFNINLRDNKTFISIKLEMYNKFPYPKIVRQIENNGAMYFGPYASARAVRNTLRYLNEIIPIRKCTDTVFKKRVRPCLYYQIHKCLGPCSGLVDEESYRDLLKQVICILKGKHEDLITMLKKQMQEASGAMQYERAAKIRDRIRAIEETVEKQKIHSMTFTDQDVFGFYRKGNEVYIHVMFIRSGNMEDISSYHFSTKYNMIDEVFRSFLNQFYSQTRFIPSEIIIPVGSSDSGLLEELLSERKGRKVTVICPQRGSRMRLVEMAQKNAENACWVSQPHESDFVKIARNLKETLRLKKIPERIECFDISNIFGKQAVGSLVTFEYGKPNKSQYKRFKIKSIDQIDDYAMMYEVLSRRYKRAIEEDNLPDLTIVDGGKGQLGIAQKVFGELGIIHVDLIALAKGRTKNTVTGEKNGEQVFVPNQSDPVPLSQSSPELLFLDKIRDEAHRFAITYHRKLRHKEYYKSPLGEIPGIGNARKRALIKSFGSIEGIRNATVEELVSIGKLPAKLANAVFDYFHKSEKITGEA; translated from the coding sequence GTGCAATTGAATAATAAATTGAAAAATATTCCCGCCTCGCCAGGGGTATATCTCATGAAGGATAGAAAACAGGGGGTGATTTATGTCGGCAAGGCAAAGAATCTCAGGAACAGAGTGAGGAGTTATTTTCAAAAAAGTTCCGATGACAGGCCCTATGCTGAGCAACTGGTACAAAGTATTGCAGATATTGACTTTGTGCTTACCGAAACAGAAAAAGAAGCCCTTATCCTCGAAAATAATTTAATTAAACAATTTAAACCGAGGTTCAATATAAACCTTCGTGACAATAAAACGTTTATAAGCATAAAACTTGAAATGTATAATAAATTTCCCTATCCAAAAATAGTCCGGCAGATTGAAAATAACGGTGCGATGTATTTCGGCCCCTATGCCTCTGCCCGGGCAGTCAGAAATACGTTACGGTATCTTAACGAGATTATTCCCATTCGTAAATGTACTGATACGGTATTTAAGAAAAGGGTGAGACCATGTCTCTACTACCAGATTCATAAATGTCTGGGACCTTGCAGCGGCCTTGTTGATGAAGAATCTTACCGGGACCTTCTAAAACAGGTAATATGTATTCTGAAGGGTAAGCATGAAGACCTTATCACAATGCTGAAGAAACAGATGCAGGAAGCATCCGGGGCGATGCAGTACGAGAGAGCGGCAAAGATACGGGACCGGATTCGCGCCATCGAAGAAACCGTGGAAAAACAAAAGATACATTCCATGACTTTCACCGATCAGGATGTTTTCGGTTTTTACAGGAAAGGGAATGAGGTGTATATTCACGTCATGTTCATCCGGTCAGGTAATATGGAAGATATATCTTCGTACCATTTTTCTACAAAATATAATATGATTGATGAGGTCTTTAGATCTTTTCTGAATCAATTTTATAGTCAGACACGTTTTATTCCTTCCGAGATAATTATTCCTGTCGGGTCTTCTGATTCAGGGTTGCTCGAAGAGTTGCTTAGTGAACGGAAGGGCAGGAAGGTGACGGTGATATGTCCGCAGAGAGGTTCCAGGATGCGGCTTGTTGAGATGGCGCAGAAGAATGCGGAAAATGCCTGTTGGGTATCCCAACCACACGAAAGCGACTTTGTGAAAATAGCAAGGAATCTGAAGGAAACGCTCAGGTTGAAAAAGATTCCGGAGCGGATAGAGTGTTTTGATATCTCTAATATCTTCGGTAAGCAGGCAGTGGGTTCTCTGGTTACCTTTGAATACGGAAAACCCAATAAATCTCAATACAAACGGTTTAAAATTAAATCGATAGATCAGATTGACGACTATGCGATGATGTATGAGGTGTTGAGCAGAAGGTATAAAAGGGCGATAGAAGAGGATAATTTGCCTGATTTAACCATCGTGGATGGCGGTAAAGGTCAGCTGGGAATTGCACAAAAGGTGTTCGGGGAATTGGGAATTATTCATGTTGATCTGATTGCCCTTGCTAAAGGCCGGACAAAAAATACGGTTACAGGTGAAAAAAACGGTGAACAGGTCTTTGTGCCGAACCAGTCAGATCCTGTTCCACTGAGTCAATCTTCACCGGAACTTTTATTTCTTGATAAAATCAGGGATGAAGCGCATCGTTTCGCAATCACATACCATAGAAAACTCAGGCATAAGGAATATTATAAATCCCCTCTCGGTGAAATCCCAGGTATAGGAAATGCCAGAAAGAGGGCCCTGATCAAGTCCTTTGGCAGTATTGAAGGCATAAGAAATGCCACTGTTGAGGAGTTGGTCAGTATTGGTAAACTTCCGGCAAAACTGGCAAATGCGGTATTTGATTATTTTCATAAATCGGAAAAAATAACAGGTGAAGCATAG
- a CDS encoding competence/damage-inducible protein A has product MTTAEIITIGTEIVLGQVVDTNAPYIAKALAERGIRACFRTSLCDDKEFLKSALKIATERTDLIITTGGLGLTANDITREAVSEFSGVHLIPGNEVSIHIRDVMGKQPVHGVNEYSKQMLVPEGALVIINDNGTAAGFAFCHNQKIIVCLPGVPGEMQSMLRKFLEVSDLRYKTEEGCTLSRDLHTFGISEIVTEGVVKRCLFSDYRVKTMTLVHDGIITINLLSNATTRRDAVKLLDTAEHNIRQGLGFAVFGVGDETLEYSVAMLLKQRKKTIAVAESCTGGMVSDKLTNIPGISDYFIEGIVAYSNRAKIERLGVPERLITKHGAVSWQVAKAMAEGIRERASADIGIGITGIAGPGGGTERKPVGLVYLGVAGDGAGEVKECRFPGSRISIKKFSTNTALNMVRLKLLHII; this is encoded by the coding sequence ATGACAACAGCAGAGATTATTACGATAGGCACAGAAATTGTGCTGGGGCAGGTCGTGGATACAAATGCTCCTTATATTGCAAAGGCATTAGCGGAAAGAGGTATTCGTGCGTGCTTCAGAACATCCCTGTGCGATGACAAAGAATTTTTGAAATCTGCCTTAAAAATTGCTACAGAACGCACAGACCTGATTATCACAACAGGGGGATTAGGTCTTACGGCAAATGATATCACACGTGAGGCAGTGTCTGAGTTTTCCGGTGTTCATCTGATACCCGGCAATGAGGTAAGTATTCATATTCGGGATGTCATGGGAAAACAACCGGTTCATGGAGTGAACGAATATAGCAAACAGATGCTTGTTCCGGAAGGTGCGCTGGTGATAATCAATGATAACGGAACTGCAGCAGGATTTGCCTTCTGTCATAACCAAAAGATAATTGTTTGCTTGCCCGGAGTTCCGGGGGAAATGCAATCCATGCTGCGAAAATTTCTGGAGGTTTCTGATTTACGATATAAAACAGAAGAAGGGTGTACTTTATCACGAGATCTGCATACCTTCGGTATTTCTGAAATTGTTACAGAAGGTGTCGTAAAGAGATGCTTGTTTTCTGATTATCGTGTGAAAACAATGACGCTTGTACACGATGGTATTATAACCATCAATCTCCTTTCAAATGCAACAACAAGAAGAGATGCAGTAAAACTCCTTGATACGGCGGAACACAATATAAGGCAGGGGCTTGGCTTCGCTGTATTCGGAGTTGGAGATGAAACTCTGGAATATTCGGTTGCAATGCTTTTGAAACAACGCAAGAAAACTATTGCAGTAGCTGAATCATGTACAGGCGGGATGGTTTCTGATAAACTTACCAACATTCCGGGCATTTCTGATTATTTTATAGAAGGGATTGTTGCTTACAGTAACAGGGCTAAGATTGAGAGGTTAGGTGTGCCTGAAAGGCTTATTACTAAACATGGTGCCGTAAGCTGGCAGGTAGCAAAGGCTATGGCTGAAGGTATTAGAGAAAGGGCATCGGCAGATATTGGTATTGGCATAACAGGAATCGCTGGCCCCGGCGGAGGAACAGAAAGAAAACCGGTTGGTCTGGTGTACCTTGGTGTTGCCGGAGATGGTGCAGGAGAAGTAAAAGAATGCCGGTTTCCGGGATCACGTATCAGTATCAAGAAATTTTCAACAAACACCGCATTGAATATGGTGAGGCTGAAATTGTTACATATTATTTGA